TATAATATATCTGAGTGATGTTGAATAACAAATTCAGTGTCGCAAGAATCGATCCTAGAACTAATCCTATTCTTATAGCCCGTTGAAAACCTAGCTGGTACAATGGACACAGAAGACCCGTTAAATACATATGATCGTAAGATTTGGTAGGAGGTTCTAAGTCCTGTTGGCATTGTAACTCTTTAGGAAGATTCTCACAGCATTTATAACTAGATTACTAGAAATCTCCCCCTTCTTGGTGTCAAAAAGTGCAAAATGCCGGTGGTGAACCGTTCTAATGCTATTTTTACATAGTACTGTCTAAATGATTCCAGTGTCACCCTCCCCACCATAGATAGGACTTCAGCATCATCATATGTGATACCGTGGGTGCTCCCTTCCATCAGCAATCTGCAGCTAACAAAGCCGATCATTTTTTTAATTCACAGTCCAAAACCCACGTAAATTTACATCGGGATTACTCGAGAATGTTTTCGGTGACCACAACGGAAAAACCCCTACGTCTTCTCAGCCTAAGAAGAACATTATTTTCTTGAAGGGCttttggaaaaaaaacaatcaaaaaacGTCTAAAAGGTTTAAAATCTAGATCCTACTCAAGTCCCCTGGGGCCTTTTATTTGGGTTTGCGTACAATAGATAATATCACCCTAAAAATAACCATTTCATTTTTATACTAAACTACACCCAAGAGGATATTCACTTAGTATAGAACAAAAAAGAGCTCACGTGGACCTTTTGACAAAGGTTTTCGAAGAAGGGATTGCCAAATTTAAAATTCCTTGTAAAAAAATGATGCCAAAGACACATTTTAAGAGTCTTCCAAAGGAAAACGCAACGTTTAGCTTTGTCAGTATTGAGGAGAATTACTCACACAACTTTTTGAACCTTACTTTACCTCCATTTACAGAAGGAGCAATGTAAAGGCAGAATCTTTTCATGGCCATAGACGTCCTCCTGCCACCCGAACGATTGTCTTAAGAAACGAATAATTCACTAACCCCAACTAGTAAAGTTTGAAGTTTGAAGCTGTGATAATGAGTAAATTGAATCTTAGCAACTAAATTCAGTTGTAAAGCTGTAGGTTTTTCTAAAAATCACGAGATACGATCAAATGAACCGACTTGTTAGTACTACGTCGACATGATAACAGATTGTCAGGAATGCCCTTGAAAACCGGCAACGCAATTAATCGACACGTGTTGGGCGCCTATATTGTACTTAGTCTCAACTTTTAGACATTAGAGATGGGACTTTTGGATATGGACTTATTTGCTGACTTTAAACGTATGAACAAAAGACAGGTATTTGCCTcgatataaattttattattaattatatctaGGTATACTATCAGGTGTTAACCATTGCTATGGTTGTAGCGTCTGCCCTAATGATCTGGAAGCTTTTAGTAGTTATTAGCTATAGCGAAAGTCCTTTAGTAGTTGTCTTAAGGTATATCCACCTAAATTCACAAGCTTTGTTTGATTTTCAGTGGCAGTATGGAGCCTGCATTCCACCGGGGTGATGTGTTGTATCTAACTAATTATCCTGATGAGCCCATCCGAGTTGGTGACATCGTTGTATTCAAAATTGAAGGGAGAGAAATTCCTATTGTTCATCGCGTTCTGAGACTGCACGAAAAGTTTGTTTATGCTTTAATAGAGTGGACATTAAGTCTCGTTTTTCATATGTCAAGATGCTATTTCCCTAAACATCTTTATTGAAATAAAGGGATAGGTGTAGAAATCGTTATAAGAtatcttcattttattctaGGGTTATGTGGTGCTTTTGATTCACAGCTGGTAGTTTTTAAACCCATTTACTTAGGACAACTTGATAATGAATCTCCCAACTGTGGAAGTCTCTTTAGGAATTTTGAGAAAATGCTGGAGATGTGAACAAAAAACCCAATATTCTTAACGGCCTGGGGTTTTCCCCCAAATAAGTTGGAATCTTGCGAAAATTCTCAAAACTTTTATCTTTAATAGTTCTCCCCAATATGTCCACATAGTTAACATTAAATTCACAAAAACATTAGGCCGATTCAATCAATTCCATCGATAAATCCCTGAAATTTCAATATTTACTTCGATAAAAGACTCAGTGTTTCCGTGGAATTCAGGGAAATCCTGCAATGTTCATTTTGAAATACTCGGTTTCCCATAACTTTGttgaaaaaacaacaaaatctcTAGATTTTGGAAAAAAAACTGAAAGTTAGAAAATCACTGAGAACCAAATTAATATTATAGTACACTGAACCATCCTTTTCAccatttactgtgtttttgttAAAACAGTGTATTTGCTTAACGTACGTGCATCATATTTATCTAGAAAATGCCAGTGCTTTCAAAGCAAAAATAGTAAAACCAACGTTATTTTCTACAGTTGTGTAGTTACTTTATATAGTGACTGCTGATAAATTGTGTTCAGGATGTCACActataaataacatttttatcatGTGATATCAAGTTGTCTACTTAAATTCAAAAAGTCCTCAGATGTTAGCAGAAATCAACAATAACACTGTTTGAATGTTCCGTAAAGTTTTTGATACACGTTTCTACTTAACATTTATCATGAAAGTAATCAATATATTGATTGTCAGTCACTTTGCCTCAAATGATCTAGGGTTTATTTATAGTTGTATTAACACGTCAAATCGTAACAAACCACTTGTATCTTAATTTCGAGTTCTATGAAACTAGAAATTATCGATGCAGAATGCTTGACAACTTTAAGTAAAATATGATTTCTTAACAGCGTTCTTATCCAGATGATGTATATTTCCTGTGAGCTTCTTGATATGCAACTTACAAATGTATGACACATTCTCGTAATCCTTTTTAGTGTCAACGGTACCATCAAGTTTCTCACAAAGGGAGACAATAATCCTGTTCATGATCGTGGTTTGTATGCTCCTGGTCAAGATTGGCTGACACCATCCCATCTTATTGGACGAGCTAGAGGGTAGGTTTTTTTTGGTCTTGCCATTTAGGTTAAGACCAAAGTttagtttcatttaaattaacattacaGGTCTGTGTACATATCACATGCAATTAAAATATACCGATAAATTACTTGATAAATGTATATTGTTCACATTCAACCCTTTAATTTAGTAAGTAGTCTGTGTAAACCCGTAGAAAATAACTCACTTCAATCTCTTTACCTTTCAAATAATCTTGTATTTACCAATACGTTTAATACTAGTGAAATTTTGGACTTTAAACTACTTCCCAATAGTTAGTTGATTTCATGATTTTTAATCAAAAATGGTAGTTTATTCAACCTATAAACAGATAAAAAAAATCTTCGAACGACGAAAAAGTTCTGGCTTTTATGGGTTCTTTGTTGGTTCtcattttttttcaaacaagATATTCTAACCTAGAACTTTCCGTTGATTTTTTATACAGTGttcttaaataaaaaaatacttctTTGCCAGACGTAACACAAATAAATTCTTCTGTAGTTCTGCGAGTCTCAGTGAAATTATGTCAGCGGCTCTGACTAAAAAAATACGAGTTTGGGTTTTGTCAACTTGCGTTGCCTATGACTCAGCTAAGGTGTTTGTCTCTTAAACAAAGGACGAGTATATTATGGAGCGATTCCGTCTGTTTAACTTTGTGGCTATGAAATATGGTCTTCCTGTAGATTATAAGTTTCAATGTTATCTCATACCCCTTACTTGGGGAAGTTCATTTTCAAATCATCTCTAATATTACTGGCACAATAATTCTGTACTATATAAAGGATAACCATAAATGTGATTGTACAACTCTAGTAAGTGATACTGTCGAAAAAGGTCTTTATTTTGCCTAATGACTCGAtgagtttgtttgtttatttcaaaataaggTCTATCATGCAACACTAAGTTCATTATTGAacagttttatttgttaaaattttaaataatcccACTTTGTTTTGCATTTTTTCTTCGGTCAATTAAGTTAAATCCACTCTTTACTTATTATTTTCAGATTCATACCTTATGTTGGTCAAATCACCATACTTATGAATGAAAATCCCCGTCTTAAAGTACGTTCCATACTATTTAGTTCCATTTTAAAATGATGTAATATTGCAAAAAATATTACgattatatatttgaaaattttaattttaaaagtaatGGATTTTGAAAAGAAACGGATCATTTTACTACATTTGTTCACTAATCAGTTTTTATGATGGTAGTACTGTATGTTGATAGTAATCGCTTGTCCTTGCCATTAAAAGATATGTTCCCCCCCTATTAtttattggtacaaggaggcaccaaacagatatgcaccacataaatcactcggcttttgtgagggctgagatacctAATgagtgcccaaactgaagcaattggttttcttagagggggcacactcggagccttcgacttaaaggtctgatccacagggtagtggaacaacgtcaggaaatgcagtccaatggtagccggtgactaataattagttcacacgccattttcccctcaggatactgaagcccatgtgcaccattggttcggaattCGAGTAAAGTGccagacattctcttttcgtcctctcaatttcgtaaacatcacccccgccacgagaagccAGTGAGttggacttccctggcagaggctatatacgcgtggccatatgagagcaattcgagagggagagcggactcctcactctcgaccgtaccggGGCGTTCGGGAGCACTTCCCTTAACAGTTAATCTAAATAAAAGTTATCATGTATTTTACTCGCATGTgatattattgtaacaaatttcCAAACCTAACCAACTGTTAAAATGATATACGGAAATCAAATAATCGTGAAGTGACATTAGGTTGTAAGATGCTTTTACGTAATGTTTATCTAAATGCGGTAATAAGACCTTGGATAACATGACTCAGAtgcattatttcattattttcctCTTGCTCTTGGATTCTAGTATGCTCTCATATATGCTCTGAGGGTTTATtccttatttttatcattactaCATTACTTCAATCCTTTCCTTGTTATTTTCTCGTTGTTGGTAATCCGGTTTGGTAACTTGGATCAACACACTTTTGTGCTATACTCTTTATTAAGAAAGTCTGTATGTCTTATGTGAATGTTCTAACCATTAAAATCAAATACAACATCAACGCCATTCCTTATTTGTTAATCTTTTAACCGATAAATCACATCTCCACTGTCTAGAATTGcaaataacatgaaattatGGTGAATCCCAATTGTTTTCAGTAGAATATTTAATTGTGTAGTGTCGTTTAAACTACTAATCAAAAAAATTTTccatatttatatttatgtgtttttttttctactcaCTTTTAGTACTCTGTCTTAGGCGTTATGGGTATCTACTTATTATTGAATAGAAATCAAGAGTAATAAAACTTGTACAAATGTACagaaacattatatatataagttttaATTCCTATGTAACCATAGtcacttttttattttatgaaaactAACCACTGATCGTGTTGTTGTTCAACTGCTAATGACAAGTCAGACGCCTTTTTAGTCAAGTGATTTGTACTTCCTTTTTGTTGCTActgttattgttgttttgttttttttacttcTAACCGTGATGCTTATTGTCGATGTGTTTGAAGTTAATTTCAGGTTTATTATTTTTCCAAACAAAGCGCTATCTCTCTGGGGGTGGAGGTATTTTTTTCATCGTCTTTCTCTTTAACCTCTGGCGACCTTTAATTATTCAAGCTAACGTCCATAGATATGAGGCGATAACTGAGCAGTAATAATGGTGCTCAATTTTCGGCCAACTTGATCACGGTTTCAAATTGTGCACTCAACTTCTTCAGTTAAAGTAACTAGGTCGTATCATATTAGCCTTCATATACTTAGAGTGTTGTTCAAAGCCAAGCATACGAATCTATACTTCCTAGTAAATGAGTCAGTCTGTACCTTATAGATAAGTTTTAATTTCAGTAAGTGATTTCTATAAATCTGGTATCCGTTAAattccatccatccattcattcaaatacctgggaagcataattgacgaacaaggaggttcatatgcagacgtaaaggcgaggattggcaaagcaagggtcgcattcctacagttgaagaacatatggaactcaaaacaactttcaaccaatatcatagtgagaatcttcaatacgaatgtcaaggcagttctactgtatggagctgaaacttggagaactacaacaaccatcatcaagaaggtgcaagtatttataaatagctgtctatgcaagatactcaacatccattggccggataccatcagcaatagcctactgtgggagagaacaaaccagcttccagctgaagaggaaattaggaaaagactatggaaatggataggacatacactacacaaatcgtcaaactgcatcacgagacaagccctaacttggagtcttgaagggaagcagaaaaggggaagccaaagaacacattacgttgggaaataaaagcagttatggaaaggatgaataacaaatggaaggagctggaaaggattgcgcaggacagggttggatggcgaatgctggtgagcggcctatgttccttcacgaggagtaacaggcgtaagtaagtaagaaaacGAAGTAGTTATGACTAGATGTTCATACTATAGAAATAAACCACTTGTCTGTAGTGTTTTTTTCTCAGAATAGATAGTCAAACAATATAAAACATCTGATCGCGTTCTTATTGAAAATTTGCATCACAAAAAGCTAACATTTGACAGTGTAACAGaactttaaaaaaatctattttaaaGGTTATGGTTTTTTCGCACATAATTCAACTTCGGAAGAGAAAGAAACAGGACTTCATCTCTTTCtctaattaacaaataacaaagcTGTGTGATGCATCCAAGTTATTTGTCAGGAAAGAAGAATAGTTTGTAAGTGAACTAATGTAGTTTTATTGTATTATACACCATTCAGGAAACTAGCATTATTCACAAATTGATTTTAGTCAGATGCGTATATAATTGGATGTCGGCCCTCTACAATGATTAAAGGTGCTTGGTTCGACCCctggcagggtcgtggatgtatAGTAATTAATCGAAGGAAGGTTTGAGAAAGTTGGACAAAATATTATTCCACATGTACTCCACGTATAGTGGCATGAATTTTATTTCCACTATTCTGGGAACGAGCTGAACTTTTATGGTTGCAAAAAGAGTTAAGTTTCACATATGTTCGTAAGTCTCATCTATGTGTGTATGAGATAGTGTTATGATGAATGATGTTCTAGATCTGGGGCTGATACACAACATACTACGTACTAACCCTCCAACTGACTACTTAAACGAAAATTATCTATTGGGCTGCCAAATAACATGAATAAGTACTCATTTATGTATATAGATTTCTACGCGTTACGTAATCAATGGTATGCATTCGACCTTTTAAAGTCATTTCTGATTGTCATTAGGTGACCTCATTTGACAACTTTTAACTGGCTCACTATATCAGATAACCTAACAGTAGTTTTATTGCCACGACTATTAAGGAAATGCGTGTGCTTTTGTCTGTTGGATAGGTTGACAATACTTGTTCGGTTGCACAAGCTTTAGCAATGGAGATTCGTAAATTCTAACCTATCTACAAGGTTTTAAAAAGTAATTCTACTCACAAACACCTAACTGTAAACAGAATTGAACAGTAATTGTTGTTTAAATTCGTTATCCTGTTTGGTAATTAAACTTTAGACAACTAAAATTACTAGTCCTATTTCAATTTCAGTAAAATAGAAATTCCAATTCAGGCATATAGTAAGAAGTATTTAGAGTGGAACAAAAATACTTCTTTCAACTAGTTTCTTATTATagatatatactatttatttatttaaacacataaacattggtacaagggggcaccaaacagatatgcgctacataaatcactcgatttTTGTTAGGGATggggtactgcccgggtgcccaaattgaagcaggtggttttcttagcggACACACTCAGAACCTTCAagctaaaggtctgatctacaggGCAATGGGGCAACGTCTGGAGATGCAgacccatggtagccggtgaccaataattagtTCATGCTCCACTTGTTTCCTTAGGATTTttgaacccatgtgcaccattggtttagaatcagggtttcccaactctcTTAGGTGAACATTCCGTGTCCACTAATCCGATTAAAGCGCCAGGCattctcgatttcgtaaacaacagtaatgccgcgagatgGCATTGAGTAGGACCTCCCTTggagtggttgtatgcacgtgcctatgtgagagcatttggagagggagagctgactcttcccactctcggccgtaccaggacatttgggggccCATAAATAGGAGAATatgataatcaaagtaattCTTTGTGGACAACTGAAAACATGCAGTTCAATAGTTGATAGATTACACTATTTACTAAGTGAATTAGCAAAGCATCTCGATAAAAAGTCGACTTGATAGTTACGTATAAATAAAGAGACGAATACTAAAGTTATTTAGTGAAATTACGAAAAAGAGGGGACGTGATCTCCAATCCATTTTTGTATGGTTTATATCGATACCCAAGGCAGACAGAGGAGTTTTACTAACTTTTGAATACGAAGATTCCGTTGATAATTGTGAATTTTGATCGTTTTAGCGGCATACTAATGATAAACCCGTGAACTATATGTTATTTTTCCATGGAATGCGATGATGAATCCGAATGACTGTCAAAATCAATCAAGTGAGCAAAAATAGAACTCTTGAATGTATTTTGCTTAACCACTCCAAATGGCGTTCTGCAGTAAGATAATGAACTTGCTGAATTCTACTCCTAATACAACTGAGCCCACTGGGTTTAATCGACAATTACTGTTCTGTACTCGATAACCATGTTGATGTATACTTGGTAGTAATTTTATTCCCTCATCACTGCGCAACATATTATCTATATTTTGTTACATGACTCTTTGTGCCTCATTTTCCGCTTCTTTTTTACTGATAAGCGTAGTCTTACGAACTATGTGGTAGTGAAACATATAGTGTATATTTATTTGGTATTGCGAGTTTTTCAATCAGTGCGTAACGAAAAAACTATTCATCAATGGTTTATATACAATGTCTATAGGTTGATCCTGTAATTAATTTTCTGTGGGTTTTGCTTTAAAGCGACTGTGAATAAATGCCTAACAATTGGGTTGAACCGAGTAACATAGGAGTGCTTTCGAAAACCGCCGGGTTAATTTTCTAATAAATtccaatttatttcaatatactGTCTTAAAGTCGTTGCTCAGTCAGGACAATCATCCAGTCATGGCATTGTGAAATTCCTATTTACATCAAGTCAGACATAGGAGACCTCAATGTTGCAACAACAGATAACTTGTCCCCATGGCTGTACTGTAATTTTTTCATCACAAGATAACCCAATTGGGAAAATCACACTTCTCATTATATTAACCTAACGACGATACGTCTACAAGTCGAGCCCTTATCTACCATCATGGATGTTAGCAATTTATCAGCAGTTAGATCTGACGAATCTTAACTAAAACAGCCTGTTATTACTGGATTCCCATTAGCAACAATATATGAAATTGAATGTGCAAGATTTGGATTGTTTCAATCCAGCACTAACATAAACACATATTTGGGTTAACTGTACGCTAAGCTCCCTGTTTCAAGATAGTTTTAAAGAACAAACGTCGATAGTCAATTTCCCTCTTTTGTTACCAAAAATAATCCCACTTATAG
This DNA window, taken from Schistosoma haematobium chromosome 7, whole genome shotgun sequence, encodes the following:
- the SEC11A gene encoding Signal peptidase complex catalytic subunit S11A (EggNog:ENOG410V4YX~COG:U~MEROPS:MER0011348), which encodes MGLLDMDLFADFKRMNKRQVYYQVLTIAMVVASALMIWKLLVVISYSESPLVVVLSGSMEPAFHRGDVLYLTNYPDEPIRVGDIVVFKIEGREIPIVHRVLRLHENVNGTIKFLTKGDNNPVHDRGLYAPGQDWLTPSHLIGRARGFIPYVGQITILMNENPRLKYSVLGVMGIYLLLNRNQE